The Strix aluco isolate bStrAlu1 chromosome 19, bStrAlu1.hap1, whole genome shotgun sequence genome contains a region encoding:
- the TIMM22 gene encoding mitochondrial import inner membrane translocase subunit Tim22 — protein MAAVPPSSASGGPEPPPPPLQYSLLLQHLVGEQRRPRAWDPAALGGIPSPPKSEEQKMVERAMESCAFKAALACVGGFVLGGAFGVFTAGIDTNVGFDPKDPYRTPTAKEVLKDMGQRGISYAKNFAIVGAMFSCTECVVESYRGKSDWKNSVISGCITGGAIGFRAGLKAGVIGCGGFAAFSAAIDYYLR, from the exons ATGGCGGCAGTGCCACCTTCCTCCGCTTCGGGGGGCCCGGAGCCGCCTCCCCCGCCGCTGCAGTACAGCCTGTTGCTGCAGCACCTGGTGGGCGAgcagcggcggccccgcgccTGGGACCCCGCCGCTCTCGGCGGCATCCCCAGCCCGCCCAAGAGCGAGGAGCAGAAGATGGTGGAGCGGGCCATGGAGAGCTGCGCCTTCAAAGCGGCGCTGGCCTGTGTGGGAG GATTTGTTCTGGGAGGTGCGTTTGGGGTCTTCACAGCTGGCATCGACACCAATGTTGGGTTTGATCCCAAGGATCCATATCGCACACCAACTGCAAAAGAAGTCCTCAAAGATATGGGGCAGCGAGGCATATCCTATGCAAAGAACTTCGCCATTGTGGGCGCCATGTTCTCCTGCACCGAATGTGTGGTAGAATCT TATCGTGGAAAGTCAGACTGGAAGAATAGTGTTATTAGCGGCTGCATCACCGGAGGAGCAATCGGCTTCAGAG CTGGTTTGAAGGCAGGGGTTATCGGCTGTGGTGGGTTTGCTGCTTTCTCCGCTGCAATTGATTACTATCTACGGTAA